Proteins from one Mixophyes fleayi isolate aMixFle1 chromosome 9, aMixFle1.hap1, whole genome shotgun sequence genomic window:
- the LOC142101125 gene encoding ficolin-2-like has translation MWVIVLAVLGTVTILGSGDQSCPEIKVVGIGDSDKLTILRGCPGHSGAPGEKGNVGASGEKGQKGSVGERGKAGPTGEKGSTTVIKGEKGEKGESGRTESLYAARSCKELQNQGAALSDWYTIYPDGSQPMKVLCDMDTDDGGWIVFQRRWDGSVDFFRDWDAYKRGFGSRVNEFWLGNDNIHKITSSGTWELRIDLQDFENKKMFAKYAHFKIMDETEKYQLLLGEYKEGDAGDSMSDLNNTKFSTKDQDNDNYANSCSLLYKGGWWYTSCHHANLNGLYHLGAHTTYADGINWLPGKGHHYSYKHVEMKIRAV, from the exons ATGTGGGTTATAGTGCTAGCTGTGCTCGGAACTGTGACCATACTCGGCAGTGGTGATCAATCCTGTCCAG AAATAAAAGTTGTTGGCATTGGGGACTCGGACAAGTTGACAATTCTCAGAGGTTGCCCTGGTCATTCAGGGGCTCCGGGGGAAAAAGGAAATGTTGGAGCATCAGGAGAGAAAG GGCAAAAAGGATCTGTGGGGGAAAGAGGAAAAGCCGGACCCACTGGTGAAAAAG GTTCTACCACAGTAATAAAAGGAGAGAAAG GAGAGAAAGGAGAAAGTGGCAGAACAGAGTCATTATATG CTGCCAGGAGCTGTAAGGAGCTGCAGAACCAAGGGGCAGCGCTGAGTGACTGGTACACCATATACCCGGATGGCAGCCAGCCCATGAAGGTCCTGTGTGATATGGACACTGACGATGGAGGATGGATT GTCTTCCAGAGGCGCTGGGACGGGTCGGTGGATTTCTTCCGCGACTGGGACGCTTACAAGAGAGGGTTTGGAAGCCGTGTGAACGAATTTTGGCTGGGAAACGATAATATCCATAAAATAACTTCATCGG GCACGTGGGAACTGCGCATTGATCTACAAGACTTTGAAAACAAAAAGATGTTTGCCAAGTACGCGCACTTCAAGatcatggatgagacggagaaaTACCAGTTATTACTTGGAGAATACAAGGAGGGCGACGCAG GGGATTCCATGTCGGACCTGAACAATACGAAGTTCTCTACAAAAGACCAAGACAATGACAACTACGCAAACAGCTGTTCTCTACTGTACAAGGGTGGCTGGTGGTATACCAGCTGCCACCATGCCAACCTGAACGGACTGTACCACTTGGGGGCGCACACCACCTATGCCGACGGGATCAATTGGCTGCCTGGGAAGGGGCATCATTACTCGTACAAGCATGTAGAGATGAAGATTAGGGCTGTTTAA
- the LOC142101127 gene encoding ficolin-2-like isoform X1: protein MTTMWTLVLAVIWMVATLGDADEVCPEVKVVGAECLEKLSVLRGCPGSAGALGQKGEAGIRGEKGERGDIGMSDSSYAGFTPTKSCKELLEQGAVLSGWYMIYPDGYLKVLCDMHTDGGGWIVFQRRWDGSVDFNRNWDSYKKGFGSQLNEFWLGNDNLHKITSSGTWELRIDFKDFENNNYFAKYKSFKVMGESENYMLVLGEFLEGDAGDSMTYHNNMKFTTKDKDNDLNADSCTGYYKGGWWYNSCHYANPNGLYLLGQHDTYGIGINWRTGKGYHYSYKHLEMKIRPV from the exons ATGACTACGATGTGGACCTTAGTCCTCGCCGTAATCTGGATGGTGGCCACCCTGGGTGATGCTGACGAAGTGTGCCCAG AGGTGAAGGTTGTGGGGGCTGAATGCTTAGAGAAGTTATCTGTCCTCAGAGGATGTCCAGGATCTGCAGGAGCCCTTGGACAGAAAGGAGAAGCTGGAATACGTGGGGAGAAAG GAGAAAGAGGAGACATTGGAATGTCCGATTCATCTTATG CTGGTTTCACACCTACCAAAAGCTGCAAAGAGCTCCTAGAGCAGGGGGCAGTTCTGAGCGGATGGTACATGATATACCCCGATGGCTACCTGAAAGTGCTGTGTGACATGCACACTGACGGAGGAGGATGGATA GTGTTCCAGAGGCGTTGGGATGGATCGGTGGATTTCAACCGGAACTGGGATTCCTACAAGAAAGGGTTTGGCAGCCAATTGAATGAGTTTTGGCTGGGGAACGATAACCTCCATAAAATAACCTCATCAG GGACATGGGAACTGCGCATCGATTTTAAAGATTTCGAGAACAATAATTATTTTGCCAAATACAAATCATTCAAAGTTATGGGAGAGTCTGAAAACTACATGTTGGTTCTTGGAGAATTCTTGGAGGGTGATGCAG GGGACTCCATGACTTATCATAATAACATGAAGTTCACCACCAAGGACAAGGACAATGACCTCAATGCAGATAGCTGTACTGGTTACTATAAGGGAGGCTGGTGGTACAACTCCTGTCATTATGCAAACCCGAATGGACTGTATCTGTTAGGGCAGCATGACACCTATGGGATCGGTATTAACTGGAGAACCGGCAAGGGCTATCACTACTCCTACAAACATTTAGAGATGAAAATTAGGCCCGTgtga
- the LOC142101126 gene encoding ficolin-1-like, giving the protein MCLPALAAILLLNSFCIAEDSCPEVKVVGVGSSDKLTILRGCPGFPGTAGGKGEAGSLGPKGHAGEPGKVGPPGQKGESGIEGTKGEKGEKGESSKTDSPYAARSCKELQNQGEALSDWYTVYPDGSQPVKVLCDMHTDGGGWTVFQRRWDGSVDFFRDWDAYKKGFGSRLTEFWLGNDNLSKITFSGTWELRVDLQDFENTKYFAKYSSFKVLGEDEKYKLLLGKLSEGDAGDSMASHNNMKFSTKDQDNDKHSNSCSEMFKGGWWYSACHNANLNGQYFLGEHSTVAIGINWGTGRGYKYSYKYAEMKIRPV; this is encoded by the exons ATGTGTCTACCAGCGCTCGCTGCGATCTTATTATTAAACTCATTCTGTATTGCGGAGGATTCCTGCCCAG AAGTGAAGGTTGTGGGGGTTGGAAGCTCGGACAAGCTGACCATTCTCAGAGGATGCCCCGGATTCCCAGGAACAGCTGGAGGAAAAGGAGAAGCTGGATCACTGGGACCAAAAG GACACGCTGGGGAACCAGGGAAGGTCGGTCCACCTGGACAGAAAG gGGAATCTGGCATTGAGGGAACAAAAGGAGAGAAAG GCGAAAAAGGAGAAAGCAGCAAAACTGATTCACCGTACG CTGCCAGGAGCTGTAAGGAGCTGCAGAATCAGGGGGAGGCGCTGAGTGACTGGTACACCGTATACCCAGACGGCAGTCAGCCCGTGAAGGTCCTATGTGATATGCACACTGACGGAGGAGGCTGGACA GTGTTCCAGAGACGTTGGGATGGCTCGGTGGATTTTTTCCGTGATTGGGATGCCTACAAGAAGGGGTTTGGCAGCCGGCTCACTGAGTTTTGGCTGGGGAACGATAATCTCTCTAAGATAACATTTTCAG GCACCTGGGAGCTACGCGTTGATCTGCAGGATTTTGAAAACACCAAGTACTTTGCAAAATACTCATCATTCAAAGTTTTGGGAGAGGACGAAAAGTACAAGTTGTTACTGGGGAAGCTCAGCGAGGGCGACGCAG GGGACTCCATGGCCTCCCATAACAACATGAAGTTTAGCACCAAGGACCAAGACAACGACAAACATTCAAATAGCTGCTCTGAGATGTTTAAAGGAGGCTGGTGGTATTCTGCATGTCATAATGCCAACCTAAATGGACAGTATTTCCTAGGGGAGCACAGCACAGTGGCCATAGGCATTAACTGGGGCACGGGCAGGGGCTATAAATATTCCTATAAGTACGCGGAGATGAAGATTAGGCCAGTGTAA
- the LOC142101127 gene encoding ficolin-2-like isoform X2, whose product MTAMWTSALAVIWMVATLGDADEVCPEVKVVGAECLEKLSVLRGCPGSAGALGQKGEAGIRGEKGERGDIGMSDSSYAGFTPTKSCKELLEQGAVLSGWYMIYPDGYLKVLCDMHTDGGGWIVFQRRWDGSVDFNRNWDSYKKGFGSQLNEFWLGNDNLHKITSSGTWELRIDFKDFENNNYFAKYKSFKVMGESENYMLVLGEFLEGDAGDSMTYHNNMKFTTKDKDNDLNADSCTGYYKGGWWYNSCHYANPNGLYLLGQHDTYGIGINWRTGKGYHYSYKHLEMKIRPV is encoded by the exons ATGACTGCAATGTGGACCTCAGCCCTCGCCGTAATCTGGATGGTGGCCACATTGGGTGATGCAGACGAAGTGTGCCCAG AGGTGAAGGTTGTGGGGGCTGAATGCTTAGAGAAGTTATCTGTCCTCAGAGGATGTCCAGGATCTGCAGGAGCCCTTGGACAGAAAGGAGAAGCTGGAATACGTGGGGAGAAAG GAGAAAGAGGAGACATTGGAATGTCCGATTCATCTTATG CTGGTTTCACACCTACCAAAAGCTGCAAAGAGCTCCTAGAGCAGGGGGCAGTTCTGAGCGGATGGTACATGATATACCCCGATGGCTACCTGAAAGTGCTGTGTGACATGCACACTGACGGAGGAGGATGGATA GTGTTCCAGAGGCGTTGGGATGGATCGGTGGATTTCAACCGGAACTGGGATTCCTACAAGAAAGGGTTTGGCAGCCAATTGAATGAGTTTTGGCTGGGGAACGATAACCTCCATAAAATAACCTCATCAG GGACATGGGAACTGCGCATCGATTTTAAAGATTTCGAGAACAATAATTATTTTGCCAAATACAAATCATTCAAAGTTATGGGAGAGTCTGAAAACTACATGTTGGTTCTTGGAGAATTCTTGGAGGGTGATGCAG GGGACTCCATGACTTATCATAATAACATGAAGTTCACCACCAAGGACAAGGACAATGACCTCAATGCAGATAGCTGTACTGGTTACTATAAGGGAGGCTGGTGGTACAACTCCTGTCATTATGCAAACCCGAATGGACTGTATCTGTTAGGGCAGCATGACACCTATGGGATCGGTATTAACTGGAGAACCGGCAAGGGCTATCACTACTCCTACAAACATTTAGAGATGAAAATTAGGCCCGTgtga